In one Culex quinquefasciatus strain JHB chromosome 2, VPISU_Cqui_1.0_pri_paternal, whole genome shotgun sequence genomic region, the following are encoded:
- the LOC6042162 gene encoding uncharacterized protein LOC6042162, translating into MYQKPGSSTARKKSYQTSLIRCLDFLDRDRVRRRAARVLGRHHRQLEGKLVDLKSCWQLTEVRLFQGIHETEYTRKNGVTNIKLTGDKVMAARLSDRIDFLRLKTYTKGRQIDWGFTSAYRRTHILTGSAGSLSMFQQPNGPARVHHASEEELRGIQVFHQQGHQNRNRHDRQHGPHGVVVVKESHQLQFTLHGHLVSWPVRAAESQLDVTSTDDYRKMREYEQETFLSMVKQVKNAGATLAI; encoded by the exons ATGTACCAAAAACCTGGCAGCAGTACGGCGCGCAAGAAATCCTACCAAACCTCGCTGATCCGGTGTCTGGACTTTCTGGATCGTGATCGGGTACGCCGACGGGCGGCTCGAGTTCTGGGACGGCACCACCGGCAACTTGAAGGTAAGCTCGTAGATCTCAAGTCGTGTTGGCAGCTAACTGAGGTGCGTTTGTTTCAGGGCATTCACGAGACGGAGTACACCCGCAAGAACGGGGTCACCAACATCAAGCTGACCGGGGACAAGGTGATGGCGGCCCGGCTCAGCGACCGCATCGACTTCCTGCGGCTCAAAACGTACACCAAAGGTCGGCAGATCGACTGGGGATTTACCTCCGCGTACCGGCGCA cGCACATTCTCACCGGTTCGGCGGGTAGCTTAAGCATGTTCCAGCAGCCGAACGGTCCGGCCAGAGTTCATCACGCCTCGGAGGAGGAGCTCCGCGGCATCCAGGTGTTTCACCAGCAAGGGCACCAGAACCGGAACCGTCATGACCGGCAGCATGGACCACACGGTGTAGTTGTCGTGAAGGAGAGTCACCAGCTGCAGTTTACGCTGCACGGTCACCTCGTGTCGTGGCCCGTTCGAGCCGCCGAATCCCAGCTGGATGTGACCTCGACCGATGACTACCGCAAGATGCGCGAGTACGAGCAGGAAACGTTCCTGAGCATGGTCAAGCAGGTCAAGAACGCCGGAGCAACACTCGCAATCTAA
- the LOC119766195 gene encoding uncharacterized protein LOC119766195 — translation MARRLDIRNKRQKPIEKQITDWRLGSWNCRSLNFLGFELALTNELQPRNFDVVALQEVSLEEKQVLDWPGQQTNSRFFLSGGTDKKLGTGFIVRGKMQDRVFGFTAISERMCKLRIRGRFFNYSIINVHCPHEERLDDEKETFYAKLEEEYDSCPRQDVKIVIGDMNARLSWNGG, via the exons ATGGCAAGAAGATTGGAtatccggaacaaacggcagAAGCCCATTGAAAAGCAGATCACCGATTGGCGACTCGGTTCTTGGAACTGCAGGTCCCTAAACTTTCTGGGTTTCGAACTCGCTTTGACGAATGAGTTGCAACctcgcaacttcgatgttgtggcaCTGCAGGAGGTGTCCTTGGAGGAGAAGCAGGTGCTGGACTGGCCAGGTCAGCAGACCAATTCCAGATTCTTTCTGAGCGGCGGCACGGACAAGAAGCTGGGTACCGGCTTTATCGTGAGGGGCAAGATGCAGGATCGCGTGTTCGGCTTCACGGCGATCAGCGAGCGGATGTGCAAGTTAAGAATAAGAGGCCGGTTCTTTAACTATAGCATTATCAACGTGCACTGCCCCCACGAAGAAAGACTCGATGACGAAAAGGAAACATTTTACGCGAAGCTGGAGGAGGAGTACGACAGCTGTCCGCGTCAAGATGTGAAAATCGTCATTGGGGACATGAACGCTCG CCTCTCGTGGAATGGTGGTTAG